From a single Andrena cerasifolii isolate SP2316 chromosome 8, iyAndCera1_principal, whole genome shotgun sequence genomic region:
- the LOC143371921 gene encoding uncharacterized protein LOC143371921 — translation MTSADTMYGPISRRCEPSVRRAIRAAIRLLAVHQSVHSGPNDTMMEWTPQICLKLLEVFEKHESLWNPRHPRYFDTIKKDDAWCTIAQEIGTEAEECKRKVESLKSSYRREKGKIKKSTTTGRGSDEIYHSKWFAFKAMQFLDDNTEPRNTISTADVDEAVDADILINPVDDVAPEETSQRAKQIKSPKKSCKRKEDPRIDEAFKYLKTAIDARNSESDECPAFGRYVAAKLQKFNNQQRVVAQHKISNILYEIEMSSLIPPSPNPSQQLNNTSHAPSSTFIPQASSSTFYSQTSSSTFIPPASSSTFIPQASSSTFYPQASSSTFIPPASSSTFIPPASSSTFIPQSTNPVSPPTPPTTTIYTELTPVSNRHDSHNSSHSISDNSNTYDTYPQSIPPSESSHPSPFSNSSDCTLNSYFSHFSDTDN, via the exons ATGACGAGCGCGGATACAATGTATGGACCGATATCGAGGCGATGCGAACCGAGCGTTCGCCGGGCCATTCGCGCcgcgatccgcttgctggcggtccaccaaagcgtgcattcgggtccgaacgacACCATGATGGAGTGGACGCCACAAATTTGTCTCAAGCTCCTTGAGGTATTCGAAAAACACGAATCCTTATGGAATCCCAGACACCCGCGTTATTTCGATACTATAAAAAAGGACGACGCGTGGTGTACAATTGCCCAGGAGATCGGAACGGAGGCGGAAGAGTGCAAGAGGAAAGTGGAGAGCCTAAAAAGCTCGTACAGACGGGAAAAGGGGAAAATTAAGAAGAGCACCACAACTGGACGag GAAGCGACGAAATTTACCATTCAAAATGGTTCGCGTTCAAGGCGATGCAGTTTTTGGACGACAATACGGAACCCAGAAACACTATAAGC ACTGCCGATGTGGATGAAGCAGTCGATGCTGACATCCTTATTAACCCTGTGGACGACGTCGCGCCCGAAGAAACATCACAACGggcaaaacaaattaaatcacCGAAAAAGTCGTGCAAGCGGAAAGAAGACCCCCGAATCGATGaagcttttaaatatttaaaaactgccaTTGATGCCCGTAATTCGGAGAGTGACGAGTGCCCAGCATTCGGGAGATATGTTGCggccaaattacaaaaatttaacaacCAGCAGCGAGTGGTAGCCCAACATAAAATCAGCAATATACTCTATGAAATAGAAATGTCCTCCTTAATTCCGCCTTCACCCAATCCTTCGCAACAGCTCAATAATACTTCACATGCTccttcgtccacattcattccacaagcttcttcatccacattctaTTCACAAacttcttcatccacattcattccacctgcttcttcgtccacattcattccacaagcttcttcatccacattctatccacaagcttcttcatccacattcattccacctgcttcttcgtccacattcattccacctgcttcttcgtccacattcattccacagtCTACAAATCCTGTTTCCCCACCTACACCGCCTACTACTACCATCTACACCGAACTTACTCCTGTTTCTAATAGACACGATTCACATAATTCATCACATTCAATCAGTGACAATTCCAACACCTACGACACCTATCCACAGTCTATTCCACCTTCCGAATCATCACATCCATCTCCATTTTCCAATAGTTCTGATTGTACACTAAACTCATATTTCTCCCACTTCTCTGACaccgataattaa
- the Surf6 gene encoding surfeit locus protein 6: protein MQLKMTKPFDKNLVKKLLHQENEFISQIFSKTPLPVSKLVSEEHDNEETKSVEAATKDKVYPNLSRKVKRAQTFEELHAKLEGLKNVKKLGYKEKHLKKSLKNKMKKLSKREERMMQKKLVKTEQNAAGMTKIKKEDGEAPKIPRPKPVFNSEGKMVFSKFDFSEIGTKKRPPKSEKDPKKILLQLKEKKEKLQEMEQLGEAEKAQEIKEKEAWKSILAKASGDKVKDDPELLKRTIKRKENLKKHSAKKWESRLENVQKGIQERQEKREENIMKRKNEKKVTKFKKAAKRGRAIPGY, encoded by the exons ATGCAGTTAAAAATGACAAAACCATTTGACAAAAATCTTGTCAAGAAGTTACTGCACCAGGAGAACGAGTTCATCTCGCAAATATTCTCAAAAACGCCTTTGCCTGTGTCCAAGCTAG TTTCAGAGGAGCACGATAATGAAGAAACAAAAAGTGTGGAAGCTGCAACAAAAG ACAAAGTTTATCCAAATCTAAGCAGAAAAGTGAAGAGGGCGCAGACTTTCGAAGAGTTGCACGCTAAGCTCGAAGGATTAAAGAACGTTAAGAAGCTAGGATATAAGGAGAAGCATTTGAAGAAGAGTTTAAAGAACAAAATGAAGAAGTTATCGAAAAGGGAAGAGCGCATGATGCAAAAGAAATTGGTGAAAACAGAGCAGAATGCAGCTGGGATGACTAAGATTAAGAAAGAGGATGGCGAAGCGCCTAAAATTCCACGACCGAAGCCCGTGTTTAACTCGGAGGGAAAAATGGTCTTCAGCAAGTTCGACTTTTCCGAGATTGGAACTAAAAAGAGACCGCCTAAAAGCGAGAAAGATCCAAAGAAAATTTTGCTCCAGTTgaaggagaagaaagaaaagttACAAGAAATGGAGCAATTGGGAGAGGCGGAGAAAGCgcaagaaattaaagaaaaagaggCCTGGAAATCTATCCTAGCGAAAGCCAGTGGTGACAAA GTGAAAGACGATCCTGAGTTACTTAAACGAACAATTAAAAGGAAAGAGAATCTGAAGAAACATAGTGCTAAGAAGTGGGAGTCTAGATTAGAGAACGTACAGAAAGGAATTCAGGAGAGGCAGGAGAAACGGGAAGAAAACATaatgaaaaggaaaaatgagaagaaagtaacgaaatttaaaaaagctgCTAAAAGGGGACGAGCCATTCCGGGATATTAA
- the LOC143372335 gene encoding uncharacterized protein LOC143372335 isoform X1 → MSVEVRAGRPTMPTIPQSKRPTILVYPTVTPESIIIPIVSCILGFPLLALMVICCLRRRAKLARERARRRNCDLDHGALSLVRFSPVHRLASKEDLAGIDRPTRAVSLRSDRGSRAFPSLELDTVVEERSDPEQSTALELSSPD, encoded by the exons ATGTCAGTGGAGGTGAGAGCGGGTCGACCGACGATGCCGACCATTCCACAGTCCAAGAGGCCAACGATTTTAGTCTATCCAACAG TAACTCCGGAGAGTATCATCATTCCTATCGTGTCCTGCATCCTGGGATTCCCATTGTTGGCGCTGATGGTCATCTGCTGCCTCAGAAGAAGGGCGAAACTCGCGAGGGAGAGGGCAAGAAGGAGGAACTGTGATCTGGATCACGGCGCGCTGAGCCTGGTTCGTTTTAGCCCTGTCCATCGCTTAG CGTCTAAAGAGGATTTAG CTGGGATCGACCGTCCAACGAGGGCAGTGTCCTTGCGAAGTGATCGAGGATCGAGAGCCTTTCCATCCCTGGAACTGGACACCGTCGTCGAAGAGCGATCAGATCCCGAGCAAAGCACCGCACTCGAACTCAGCAGTCCAGATTAG
- the LOC143372333 gene encoding uncharacterized protein LOC143372333 produces MEYDKYYDLKQDGAYVLHFPNNAGLTLSDIEKQFSAYGNVLSVDNRGQPFGLCFIKYNNLEDSIRCIKGFQNHAQIKILPHKKKLQMNSASKRLSIQDKGTLNQSLLAHGLNDPLKDINKSILAKKRYSYNQKEKRSDSCESRSLFGSNDKSFQIDTVDNESCSDNSIISSRRSSNKTSSLRHYVKQEALQKAASSTSFSSGAAEDNTKRSDEIIHLNEIPPLVCSDQRRAKCNKRFSMLKSAIIPAEEVIVANIHPSIGIHYILHLFEKYNPISVSLMMTIPKTGIKYCHVYFKSSTEAVATETEFDMCLLRGNNLIVLRSQKLTQEARSL; encoded by the coding sequence ATGGAATATGATAAATACTATGATCTAAAACAGGACGGTGCCTATGTTCTACATTTCCCAAATAATGCAGGACTAACATtaagtgatatcgaaaagcagTTCTCTGCTTACGGTAATGTATTGTCCGTAGACAATCGTGGGCAACCTTTTGGGTTATGTTTCATAAAATACAACAATCTGGAAGACAGCATACGTTGCATCAAAGGCTTCCAAAATCATgcgcaaataaaaattttaccgcataagaaaaaattgcagatgAATAGTGCAAGCAAGAGACTAAGCATCCAGGATAAAGGGACACTGAATCAAAGTTTACTTGCGCATGGGCTCAATGATCCATTGAAAGACATCAACAAGAGCATTCTCGCAAAGAAGAGATATTCCTACAATCAGAAGGAGAAAAGATCTGATAGCTGTGAATCAAGATCGTTATTTGGTAGCAATGATAAATCATTTCAGATCGACACAGTGGACAACGAGAGCTGTTCTGATAACAGCATAATCAGCTCAAGAAGAAGTAGCAACAAAACGTCATCTTTAAGACACTATGTTAAACAAGAGGCGCTGCAAAAGGCTGCGTCGAGTACTTCGTTTTCTTCAGGCGCTGCTGAAGATAATACAAAGAGAAGCGATGAGATAATTCATCTAAACGAGATTCCACCATTGGTTTGTAGCGACCAGAGGCGCGCAAAATGTAATAAAAGATTTTCTATGTTAAAGTCAGCAATTATTCCAGCCGAAGAAGTAATTGTAGCTAATATTCATCCCAGCATAGGGATACACTATATATTACACCTTTTCGAGAAATATAATCCAATATCTGTATCGCTCATGATGACAATACCAAAAACAGGGATAAAGTATTGCCATGTGTATTTTAAATCATCCACAGAAGCAGTAGCGACCGAGACAGAATTCGATATGTGCCTCTTACGTGGAAATAATCTTATAGTTTTAAGATCTCAGAAACTAACGCAGGAAGCTCGTTCACTGTAA
- the LOC143372335 gene encoding uncharacterized protein LOC143372335 isoform X2: MSVEVRAGRPTMPTIPQSKRPTILVYPTVTPESIIIPIVSCILGFPLLALMVICCLRRRAKLARERARRRNCDLDHGALSLVRFSPVHRLAGIDRPTRAVSLRSDRGSRAFPSLELDTVVEERSDPEQSTALELSSPD, from the exons ATGTCAGTGGAGGTGAGAGCGGGTCGACCGACGATGCCGACCATTCCACAGTCCAAGAGGCCAACGATTTTAGTCTATCCAACAG TAACTCCGGAGAGTATCATCATTCCTATCGTGTCCTGCATCCTGGGATTCCCATTGTTGGCGCTGATGGTCATCTGCTGCCTCAGAAGAAGGGCGAAACTCGCGAGGGAGAGGGCAAGAAGGAGGAACTGTGATCTGGATCACGGCGCGCTGAGCCTGGTTCGTTTTAGCCCTGTCCATCGCTTAG CTGGGATCGACCGTCCAACGAGGGCAGTGTCCTTGCGAAGTGATCGAGGATCGAGAGCCTTTCCATCCCTGGAACTGGACACCGTCGTCGAAGAGCGATCAGATCCCGAGCAAAGCACCGCACTCGAACTCAGCAGTCCAGATTAG